A genome region from Chengkuizengella sp. SCS-71B includes the following:
- a CDS encoding S1 domain-containing RNA-binding protein: MSIEVGTKLQGKVTGITNFGAFVELSEGVTGLVHISEIADNFVKSVSDHLKVDDVVTVKVIEVKDGKIGLSIRKAVDKPSQPQRGAQRGPQQRGARSKPKKLNLSFEDQMVKFLKDSEERMSSLNQKKNDRRGRKGAKRS, encoded by the coding sequence ATGTCAATTGAAGTAGGCACCAAGTTGCAGGGAAAAGTTACTGGTATAACAAATTTTGGAGCTTTTGTGGAATTATCTGAGGGAGTCACTGGACTAGTACACATTTCAGAAATTGCAGATAATTTCGTGAAAAGTGTGAGTGATCATCTAAAAGTAGATGATGTTGTAACTGTGAAAGTGATTGAAGTGAAGGATGGTAAAATTGGACTATCTATTCGAAAGGCTGTAGATAAACCCTCACAACCACAGAGAGGTGCACAAAGGGGTCCACAGCAGAGAGGTGCTAGATCTAAACCTAAAAAATTAAATCTTTCCTTTGAAGATCAAATGGTAAAGTTTTTAAAAGACAGTGAAGAACGCATGTCTTCTTTAAATCAAAAGAAAAATGACAGACGAGGAAGAAAAGGAGCTAAACGCTCTTAA
- a CDS encoding FtsB family cell division protein, which yields MNGRQAQEIKPNIGFRRRFKLLMVILISFMSWATMTIWNQVQVLDEKNEQRILLDEELTETQKLNDQYHNEITRLQDPEYIEQRVRKDLQMTQEGETLLILTK from the coding sequence ATGAATGGACGTCAGGCTCAGGAAATAAAACCAAACATTGGATTTAGAAGGCGATTCAAGTTATTGATGGTAATTTTAATTTCTTTTATGAGCTGGGCGACAATGACAATATGGAATCAAGTTCAGGTATTGGATGAAAAAAATGAACAGCGTATCCTTCTTGATGAGGAATTAACTGAAACACAAAAATTAAATGATCAATATCATAATGAAATCACACGTTTACAGGATCCTGAATATATTGAACAAAGAGTTAGAAAAGATTTACAAATGACACAAGAAGGTGAAACGCTTTTAATACTAACTAAGTGA
- the yabQ gene encoding spore cortex biosynthesis protein YabQ, whose translation MSLSSQFISLLTMIISGMMLGIIYDIYRVVASQFHFRRWLISSLDIVYWILSTLFVFRMLYLSNSGEVRLYVFLGLTLGIFFHYVYFSPLTIKIVILMIGWMKALIRFVKKLFSIIIIIPLKMIYRCTLILLGIIMAISIFLCKFMLQLLYPIWRVLNWLLKPFKANILKWLHPIIKRFTRR comes from the coding sequence GTGAGTCTTTCTTCTCAGTTTATTTCCCTGTTGACGATGATAATAAGTGGTATGATGTTAGGAATTATATATGATATATACCGCGTTGTAGCGTCTCAATTTCATTTTCGTCGATGGCTCATTTCGTCTTTAGATATTGTATATTGGATACTATCTACTTTGTTTGTCTTCAGAATGTTGTATTTAAGTAATTCAGGAGAAGTTCGTTTATACGTATTTCTTGGACTAACGCTCGGAATCTTCTTTCACTATGTTTATTTTAGTCCATTAACGATTAAAATAGTAATATTAATGATTGGATGGATGAAAGCACTTATTCGTTTTGTAAAAAAATTATTTTCTATTATTATCATCATTCCTCTTAAGATGATATATAGGTGTACACTCATTTTGTTAGGTATTATTATGGCTATCTCTATTTTCCTTTGCAAATTTATGTTACAATTGTTGTATCCAATTTGGAGGGTTTTAAACTGGTTGCTAAAACCATTTAAAGCAAATATACTAAAATGGCTACATCCTATTATAAAAAGATTTACAAGGCGATAA
- the yabP gene encoding sporulation protein YabP, which produces MKEQTGQKRQEIKMLNRKLLEISGVKNVESFDSQEFLLDTEYGFLTVTGEDLHIKNLNLEQGLVAIEGRVNTTAYLDATSSKPRGFISKLFK; this is translated from the coding sequence ATGAAAGAGCAAACGGGACAAAAAAGACAAGAAATAAAAATGCTAAATAGAAAACTTCTTGAAATATCTGGAGTGAAAAACGTAGAGAGTTTTGATAGTCAGGAGTTTTTGTTGGATACAGAATATGGTTTTTTAACTGTGACAGGGGAAGACTTGCATATTAAAAACTTAAATTTAGAGCAAGGTTTAGTTGCAATAGAAGGAAGAGTGAATACAACCGCATATTTAGACGCTACAAGCTCAAAACCTAGAGGCTTTATTAGCAAGTTATTCAAGTGA
- a CDS encoding RNA-binding S4 domain-containing protein, translated as MRLDKFLKVSRLIKRRTIAKEVTDQGRVWINGKVAKASSSIRENDELTIHFGQKTVTVRIHKISETSRKDEASEMYTVLKEEMNKSKDGIF; from the coding sequence ATGCGGTTAGACAAATTTCTTAAAGTTTCCCGACTCATAAAACGTCGAACAATCGCTAAAGAGGTAACTGATCAGGGAAGAGTATGGATCAATGGTAAAGTTGCTAAAGCAAGCAGTTCGATAAGAGAGAATGATGAGTTAACTATTCATTTTGGGCAAAAAACAGTGACAGTTCGTATTCATAAAATTTCGGAAACATCTCGAAAAGATGAAGCGAGTGAAATGTATACTGTTTTAAAAGAAGAAATGAACAAATCTAAAGATGGTATATTTTAA
- a CDS encoding HU family DNA-binding protein gives MNKADLVSNISEKSGLSKKDVETVLNGFLGEVTSALTAGDKVQLIGFGTFETRKRAGRVGRNPQTGKEITIPETVVPAFKAGNKLKEAVK, from the coding sequence ATGAACAAAGCTGATTTAGTGAGTAATATTTCAGAAAAAAGTGGATTATCAAAAAAAGATGTTGAAACAGTTCTTAATGGATTTCTTGGAGAAGTAACAAGTGCCTTAACAGCTGGAGATAAAGTACAACTTATTGGATTTGGTACGTTTGAAACTCGTAAACGTGCAGGTCGTGTAGGTCGTAATCCTCAAACAGGTAAGGAAATTACAATTCCTGAGACTGTAGTCCCAGCATTTAAGGCGGGTAACAAACTTAAAGAAGCCGTAAAATAA
- the mazG gene encoding nucleoside triphosphate pyrophosphohydrolase, giving the protein MPLSITIVGLGSGDENQLSLGIWRKIELSEQLYLRTKHHPVVHFLEENKISFHSFDHLYESFDSFPEVYDAIVKELIKTVLTNKKDVVYAVPGHPMIAESTVQLLKKQCEEFAIELHILGGESFLDQSFLRFGFDPIDGFQLLDATNLKSSMLQPQLHTIIAQIYDSFVASDVKLTLMEIYPDDYEVVVGHALGVEGQEEIRKIPLYELDHDQTYGNLSLIWVPSSSDEKLLNQSFDRLREIVNILRSPEGCPWDREQTHQSIRKNLIEETYEVIETIDEQDPEAMCEELGDLLMQVMLHAQMEDELGSFTIEDVVSGLNEKLIRRHPHVFGNTSASNSEEALQNWDQMKTEEKKRKGLDVENLSLLSGIPSGLPSLMKAVEYQKRAAKVGFDWETIDQVFDKVAEEINELKEEIQTSNEADRKKEELGDVLFSLINLSRFLKIDPDEAISLANQKFFYRFSYIEKEIRLRGEEIDKTSIQVMEEIWQKAKSKGLKK; this is encoded by the coding sequence ATGCCCTTGTCTATCACCATTGTTGGTTTAGGATCAGGAGATGAGAATCAACTTAGCTTAGGGATTTGGAGGAAAATTGAACTATCTGAGCAACTTTATTTAAGAACGAAACATCATCCAGTTGTGCATTTTTTAGAAGAAAATAAAATTAGTTTCCATTCCTTTGATCACCTATATGAATCTTTTGATTCCTTCCCTGAAGTATATGATGCCATTGTTAAGGAACTAATAAAGACTGTTTTAACTAACAAAAAAGATGTTGTATATGCTGTTCCAGGGCACCCTATGATTGCAGAATCTACCGTTCAATTATTAAAAAAACAATGTGAGGAGTTTGCAATAGAACTACATATTTTAGGTGGGGAGAGCTTTCTTGACCAATCTTTTTTAAGGTTTGGTTTCGATCCAATCGACGGATTCCAATTGTTGGATGCCACCAATCTGAAATCTTCGATGCTACAACCACAACTACATACCATCATTGCACAAATTTATGATTCTTTTGTGGCTTCAGATGTGAAATTAACTTTAATGGAGATTTACCCAGACGATTATGAAGTAGTAGTTGGTCATGCGTTAGGTGTTGAAGGGCAAGAGGAGATTCGTAAAATTCCTTTGTATGAATTAGATCATGATCAAACGTACGGTAACCTATCCCTCATTTGGGTACCGTCCAGTTCTGATGAAAAGTTGCTCAATCAAAGTTTTGATCGATTGCGTGAAATTGTAAATATACTAAGGAGTCCTGAAGGATGCCCTTGGGATAGGGAGCAAACTCATCAAAGCATAAGGAAAAATTTAATTGAAGAAACCTATGAGGTAATAGAAACGATTGATGAGCAAGATCCTGAAGCCATGTGTGAAGAGCTTGGTGACCTATTAATGCAGGTAATGTTGCATGCACAAATGGAAGATGAGTTAGGCAGTTTTACGATTGAAGATGTAGTTTCAGGATTAAATGAGAAGTTGATACGTAGACACCCTCATGTTTTTGGAAATACTTCAGCCAGCAATTCAGAAGAAGCTTTGCAAAATTGGGATCAGATGAAAACAGAAGAGAAGAAGAGAAAAGGGTTGGATGTTGAAAACTTATCCCTATTATCAGGTATACCCAGTGGTTTGCCAAGCTTGATGAAAGCGGTGGAGTATCAAAAAAGAGCGGCAAAAGTTGGATTTGATTGGGAGACGATTGATCAAGTATTTGATAAAGTAGCTGAAGAGATTAACGAGCTAAAAGAAGAGATTCAAACTTCTAATGAAGCAGATCGCAAAAAAGAGGAGCTTGGTGATGTATTGTTTTCTTTAATCAACTTATCTCGTTTTTTAAAAATTGATCCTGATGAGGCCATTAGTTTGGCAAATCAAAAGTTTTTTTACAGATTTTCCTATATTGAGAAGGAAATACGTTTAAGAGGGGAAGAAATTGACAAGACTAGTATACAAGTAATGGAAGAAATTTGGCAAAAAGCAAAATCAAAAGGTTTAAAAAAATAG
- a CDS encoding polysaccharide biosynthesis protein, with the protein MPRSTLLRGVTILGAAAIISKLLGTLQKIPMQNIGGDEAFGIYSAVFPIYTLIIFLATAGFPVAISKFVSESLERNDEAEAVKILKVSSIILFLSGLLFFSLLFFGAPVIAKAIDNMHTVKAIQSISFALLFVPIMSAIRGYFQGKQNMLPTAISLLTEQTIRVITMIVLLLLFTSRGYSNESIAAGATFGSTVGALAGLMVIIVIWTIEKNNLQIDYTTTKSNSNSVGKISKKLMGYAIPVCLGAIVVPFLGIVDSFTIPRLIRVFHGLNESQAIEQFGIYARGLTLVQLVSMIFSSISVALVPLMAQYKLQGQFDKMKIHTELSIRITWLIGIAASFGLFFCIKPISTMLFENELGTLNASILSFTIVFSVLNIISTSILQGIGSPVIPAVNLLIAAIIKILLNVLFVAVWGIEGAALSTVLAFLVASILNLITLRRKTKFSFNLSNYLLKPVLSIFLMGVTIYLINVGFQFVFSHVLMELGHRLNATVISLLSVFFGALVYLLSLFITTAISEDDLNHMPSLGNKIRTLLVKIKFRK; encoded by the coding sequence ATGCCAAGATCCACTTTACTTAGAGGTGTGACCATATTAGGAGCAGCGGCTATTATATCCAAGCTACTTGGTACACTTCAAAAAATTCCAATGCAAAATATAGGTGGAGATGAGGCATTTGGTATTTATAGTGCAGTATTTCCTATATATACTTTGATTATTTTTCTAGCTACAGCAGGTTTTCCAGTTGCTATTTCAAAATTTGTCTCTGAAAGTCTGGAAAGAAATGATGAAGCAGAAGCGGTTAAAATTTTAAAAGTATCCAGTATTATTTTATTTTTATCTGGATTGCTCTTTTTTTCACTTCTATTTTTTGGAGCACCTGTCATTGCAAAAGCAATAGATAATATGCATACCGTAAAAGCTATTCAAAGCATTTCTTTTGCTTTGTTATTTGTACCCATAATGTCAGCAATAAGAGGTTATTTTCAAGGTAAACAAAACATGTTACCTACAGCTATTTCTTTACTTACTGAGCAAACTATACGTGTTATCACAATGATTGTTTTATTATTGCTTTTTACCTCTCGAGGCTATTCTAATGAGTCGATTGCGGCAGGAGCAACTTTTGGTTCAACAGTGGGTGCTTTAGCCGGGTTAATGGTTATCATCGTGATATGGACTATAGAAAAAAATAATCTTCAAATAGATTATACTACAACTAAATCCAATTCCAATTCTGTTGGGAAGATTAGTAAAAAACTCATGGGTTATGCAATACCTGTGTGCTTAGGTGCTATTGTCGTGCCATTTCTGGGTATAGTTGACTCCTTTACAATACCAAGATTGATAAGAGTATTTCATGGTTTAAATGAATCACAGGCAATAGAGCAATTTGGCATTTATGCCCGTGGACTAACATTAGTACAATTGGTTTCTATGATTTTCAGCTCTATATCCGTTGCACTTGTGCCTCTGATGGCACAATATAAGCTACAAGGTCAGTTCGATAAAATGAAGATACATACTGAATTATCAATTCGTATTACTTGGCTAATTGGAATTGCTGCATCTTTTGGGTTGTTTTTTTGTATTAAACCTATTTCCACTATGCTATTTGAAAATGAATTGGGAACGTTAAATGCCTCCATCTTATCCTTTACGATTGTATTTAGTGTGTTAAATATTATTTCTACAAGTATTTTACAAGGTATAGGGTCTCCAGTAATTCCTGCTGTCAATCTTTTGATTGCAGCGATAATAAAGATCTTGTTAAACGTTCTATTTGTTGCAGTCTGGGGGATTGAAGGGGCTGCATTATCAACAGTACTAGCTTTTCTTGTTGCAAGTATTTTAAATTTGATAACATTAAGAAGAAAAACGAAGTTTTCATTCAATTTATCAAATTATTTGCTGAAACCAGTTCTTTCTATTTTTTTGATGGGTGTAACCATCTATCTTATTAATGTTGGGTTTCAGTTTGTTTTTTCACACGTCCTAATGGAGTTAGGACACCGCTTGAATGCTACAGTGATCTCATTATTATCTGTGTTTTTTGGTGCGTTGGTTTATTTATTAAGTCTTTTTATTACAACCGCAATTAGTGAGGATGATTTGAACCATATGCCAAGTTTAGGTAATAAAATTAGAACATTGCTCGTTAAAATTAAATTTAGGAAGTGA
- the spoVT gene encoding stage V sporulation protein T gives MKATGIVRRIDDLGRVVIPKEIRRTLRIREGDPLEIFVDRDGEVILKKYSPIGELGDFAREYAESLFESTNHIAIISDRDTIISVSGGAKKDYLEKRIGSLLEESMEQRKTIFHDTTGEYEVCKDMRENFSSIVISPIVTGGDPIGTVILASKEDDSKMSDMEVKMVETAAGFLGKQIEH, from the coding sequence ATGAAAGCAACTGGAATTGTTCGTCGCATAGATGATCTAGGCAGAGTTGTGATACCAAAGGAAATTCGTCGTACTTTAAGAATTAGAGAAGGAGATCCATTAGAGATTTTTGTTGATCGAGATGGTGAGGTCATATTAAAGAAATACTCACCAATAGGGGAATTGGGTGATTTTGCACGGGAATATGCTGAATCTCTGTTTGAAAGTACAAATCATATTGCAATCATTTCTGATCGCGATACGATCATCTCAGTCTCAGGTGGAGCAAAAAAAGATTATTTGGAAAAGCGTATTGGTTCATTACTTGAAGAAAGCATGGAACAGCGTAAAACAATTTTCCATGATACAACTGGAGAATATGAAGTATGTAAGGATATGCGAGAAAACTTTTCCTCCATTGTTATCTCTCCAATTGTTACAGGCGGCGATCCAATTGGAACAGTCATTTTAGCAAGTAAAGAAGATGATTCAAAAATGAGTGATATGGAAGTCAAAATGGTTGAAACGGCAGCTGGGTTTCTAGGCAAACAAATTGAACATTAA
- a CDS encoding peptidylprolyl isomerase — MQQGKLKWMTGLLLSLSLVLIISACGQDDNEKNDTSEDNGSTDQVETFDPTKDKNNVAEYEGGEITLEEYNDFIGVMKLLYTPEYVDQLQSTPGFSDNLVKQLIAFELLGEEADEETKKEQQTISETNLEEFKSQYEVTNGEGSWNTGLKDAGIEEEDFKNFIYISNISQEVLRKDISEKEVKAEYDRILKDNPTQWVEATVSHILVKTNDPGTGEEIRTEEEALEIMDEIKAKLDEGEDFGALAKEYSEDEGSKNNGGTYENANINNWVEEFKLAAAAQPIGEIGEPVKTVYGYHIIKVDNRTELSFDDVKEGLITSLVQQELQDYSTTEVSDLITGVSIP, encoded by the coding sequence ATGCAGCAAGGTAAATTAAAATGGATGACAGGGTTATTACTTTCCTTATCACTAGTATTAATCATTAGTGCATGTGGACAAGACGATAATGAAAAAAATGATACAAGTGAAGATAACGGAAGCACGGACCAAGTAGAAACATTTGATCCAACAAAGGATAAAAATAACGTAGCAGAATATGAAGGCGGGGAAATAACTTTAGAGGAGTATAATGATTTTATAGGTGTAATGAAGTTATTATATACACCTGAATATGTAGATCAACTTCAGTCAACACCAGGTTTTAGTGACAATTTAGTTAAGCAGCTAATTGCCTTTGAATTATTGGGTGAAGAGGCAGATGAAGAAACGAAAAAGGAACAACAAACAATATCAGAAACAAATTTAGAAGAATTCAAATCACAATATGAAGTTACAAATGGAGAAGGTTCGTGGAATACTGGATTAAAAGATGCAGGTATAGAAGAGGAAGATTTTAAAAATTTTATTTATATCTCTAACATTTCTCAGGAAGTGCTAAGAAAAGATATTTCTGAGAAGGAAGTGAAAGCGGAGTATGATCGTATTTTAAAAGATAATCCAACTCAGTGGGTTGAAGCTACTGTAAGTCATATATTGGTTAAAACGAACGATCCTGGAACAGGGGAAGAAATCCGGACTGAAGAAGAAGCTCTGGAAATTATGGATGAGATTAAAGCAAAGTTGGATGAAGGGGAAGATTTTGGAGCATTAGCTAAAGAATATTCAGAGGATGAAGGCTCCAAAAATAATGGTGGTACTTACGAAAATGCAAATATCAATAATTGGGTGGAAGAGTTTAAACTCGCAGCTGCTGCACAGCCCATTGGTGAAATTGGGGAGCCAGTAAAAACCGTTTATGGTTATCACATTATTAAAGTAGATAATCGTACGGAATTGTCCTTTGACGACGTGAAAGAAGGACTCATTACAAGTTTAGTACAACAGGAGCTTCAAGATTATAGTACAACAGAGGTTTCTGATCTCATTACCGGGGTAAGTATTCCATAG
- the mfd gene encoding transcription-repair coupling factor has protein sequence MKRIIQSFTEDTNVQSIINGIHSNMKEQLVSGLVGSSRQMVLAAMYSEMNKPMMIVTHNLFQAQKIYEDLKECFSDSDLLLYPANELTLTESAVASPEMIAQRLEVLSRCSLGFRGILISPYAGIRKFLPTPEAMKDAHIQLGVGEELDLEVFKKQMTLLGYERVERVEAKGDMSIRGGIIDFYPMTSLTPFRIELFDEEIDSIRSFDISDQRSIEKVSSIVITPCEELIAEEHRFQNAAQHAKSVLDEYLNKINDSQLKEKISSSITSEIDSLKNESYFKDIYKYSTFIYPERKTLLDYMPEDSLIVVDEPLRLFETVKQIEKDEAESITTLLEHGRTIPAFALAAEYNTIMKSKPFPMVYFSLFLRQIPHAHPQNIVNFTCRPMQNFHGQMNVLKSEIERWKKAGTEVVILANGEERIEKVRRVLGDYHIEEPSITNHNLTSGFEFPSAHLAVITEEEMFNKKHRKIRKTNKRVENAEKIKSYLDLKLGDYVVHVNHGIGKYVGIGTLEINGIHKDYIHIMYANDDKLSIPIDQLDLVQKYVSSEDKEPKLYKLGGTEWAKAKNKARTSVKDIADDLIKLYAARQESEGYSFNKDTTYQADFESMFPYEETADQLKSIQEIKADMEKRQPMDRLLCGDVGYGKTEVAIRAAFKAAMEGKQVAILVPTTILAHQHFETFQERFNGYPIKIDVLSRFRSRKEQKETMKGIKNATVDVVIGTHRLLSADIVFKDLGLLIVDEEQRFGVSHKEKLKRLKTNVDVLTLTATPIPRTLHMSMLGVRDLSVIETPPENRFPVQTYVVEHSHTLVREAIERELARNGQVYYLFNRVQGISQMAEQISALVPDARVTVSHGKMSEQELEKTILDFLDGEYDVLVSTSIIETGVDIPNVNTLIVHDADKMGLSQLYQLRGRVGRSNRVAYAYLTYQRDKVLNEVAEKRLQAIKEFTELGSGFKIAMRDLSIRGAGNLLGAEQHGFIASVGFDLYSQMLADEISKKKAALHGDVIEPVREIITQIDIGIDAYIPPEYIYDSMQKIEIYKKVASMRELDEVNDLYDELVDRFGDIPDAVSNLLEVAKLKAYGLMYSIASITRKNDDIVMQMDDSQNGKIDGQKLFKLSSQYQGKIKLIPGQKIQIVIKGKGLESDQILDLMEQFLVKYKEVFKNKEELQNAAR, from the coding sequence TTGAAAAGAATTATTCAATCATTTACTGAAGATACCAACGTACAGTCTATCATTAATGGAATACACTCTAATATGAAAGAGCAGCTCGTATCAGGTTTGGTTGGTTCTTCAAGACAAATGGTATTAGCCGCAATGTATTCAGAAATGAATAAACCTATGATGATAGTGACACATAATCTATTTCAAGCACAGAAAATATACGAAGATCTTAAAGAGTGCTTTTCGGATTCTGATCTTCTTTTATATCCTGCAAACGAGTTGACTCTAACAGAATCCGCTGTTGCAAGTCCGGAAATGATTGCGCAAAGGCTTGAGGTATTATCAAGATGCTCGCTTGGTTTTAGAGGTATTCTTATTTCACCTTATGCTGGAATTAGAAAGTTCCTTCCAACACCAGAAGCAATGAAGGATGCCCATATTCAATTGGGAGTGGGAGAGGAACTGGATCTAGAAGTATTTAAAAAACAAATGACTTTACTAGGTTACGAAAGAGTAGAGCGAGTTGAAGCTAAAGGGGATATGAGTATTCGTGGTGGTATTATCGATTTTTATCCCATGACTTCTTTGACTCCTTTTCGCATTGAATTATTTGATGAAGAAATCGATTCTATAAGGTCATTTGATATATCTGATCAGAGATCCATAGAAAAAGTATCCTCGATTGTGATTACTCCTTGTGAGGAGTTAATTGCAGAAGAACACAGATTTCAGAATGCAGCTCAACATGCAAAAAGTGTACTAGATGAATATTTAAACAAAATAAATGATTCGCAACTAAAGGAAAAAATTTCCTCATCGATTACTAGTGAAATAGATTCTTTAAAGAATGAATCTTATTTTAAAGATATTTACAAATACAGTACATTCATTTATCCAGAACGAAAAACTTTGTTGGATTATATGCCAGAAGACTCACTCATCGTAGTCGATGAGCCTTTACGTTTGTTTGAAACTGTGAAACAAATCGAGAAAGATGAAGCAGAATCCATTACAACTCTACTAGAACATGGACGGACTATTCCTGCTTTTGCTCTTGCCGCAGAATATAATACCATTATGAAATCCAAGCCGTTCCCAATGGTTTATTTCTCTTTGTTTTTAAGGCAGATTCCTCATGCTCATCCGCAAAATATTGTTAATTTTACCTGCCGTCCTATGCAGAATTTCCATGGTCAAATGAATGTTTTAAAATCAGAAATTGAACGTTGGAAAAAAGCAGGGACAGAGGTAGTGATTCTAGCAAATGGTGAGGAAAGAATTGAAAAGGTTAGGCGAGTTTTGGGGGATTATCATATTGAAGAACCCAGTATTACGAACCATAATCTAACAAGTGGATTTGAGTTTCCTTCTGCACATCTTGCTGTTATTACAGAAGAGGAAATGTTTAACAAAAAACATCGAAAAATTAGAAAAACGAATAAAAGGGTTGAAAATGCAGAAAAAATTAAAAGTTACTTAGATTTAAAACTAGGTGACTATGTTGTTCATGTCAATCATGGGATTGGAAAATATGTAGGTATTGGCACATTAGAGATTAACGGAATTCATAAAGATTATATTCATATTATGTACGCAAATGATGATAAGCTTTCCATACCGATTGATCAACTTGATCTTGTACAAAAATATGTGAGTTCTGAAGATAAAGAGCCAAAGTTATACAAACTAGGGGGTACAGAATGGGCAAAAGCAAAAAATAAGGCTCGTACTTCCGTTAAAGATATAGCAGATGACCTCATTAAGCTGTATGCAGCAAGACAAGAGTCTGAAGGTTATAGTTTTAATAAAGATACTACATATCAGGCAGACTTTGAAAGTATGTTTCCTTATGAGGAAACCGCAGATCAACTAAAGTCCATTCAAGAAATAAAAGCGGATATGGAAAAAAGACAACCAATGGATCGGTTATTGTGTGGTGATGTTGGATATGGTAAAACTGAAGTGGCGATTCGTGCAGCATTTAAAGCTGCAATGGAAGGAAAACAAGTGGCTATTTTAGTTCCTACAACCATTTTAGCACATCAGCATTTTGAAACTTTTCAAGAGCGATTTAACGGATATCCAATTAAAATTGATGTGTTAAGTCGTTTTAGAAGCAGAAAAGAGCAAAAGGAAACGATGAAAGGTATAAAAAATGCAACAGTAGATGTTGTCATCGGTACACATCGTTTATTATCTGCAGATATTGTATTTAAAGATTTGGGTCTACTTATCGTAGATGAGGAGCAGCGATTTGGCGTATCCCATAAAGAAAAATTGAAACGATTAAAAACCAATGTAGACGTATTGACCTTAACTGCCACACCAATTCCAAGAACTCTACATATGTCAATGCTGGGTGTTAGGGATTTATCTGTTATAGAAACACCTCCTGAGAATAGATTTCCTGTACAGACTTATGTTGTGGAACATAGTCATACGCTTGTCAGAGAAGCCATTGAAAGAGAATTAGCGAGGAATGGACAAGTATATTATTTATTTAATCGTGTGCAAGGTATTTCTCAAATGGCTGAACAAATATCTGCTCTTGTTCCAGACGCTAGAGTTACGGTTAGTCATGGCAAAATGTCAGAACAAGAATTGGAAAAAACAATTCTGGATTTTCTAGATGGTGAATATGATGTGCTTGTGAGCACTTCCATTATAGAAACGGGTGTAGATATTCCAAATGTAAATACGTTGATTGTCCATGATGCAGATAAGATGGGATTATCACAACTCTATCAATTAAGAGGAAGAGTTGGCCGATCCAATAGAGTGGCCTATGCTTATTTGACCTATCAAAGAGATAAGGTTCTGAATGAAGTGGCTGAAAAAAGATTGCAAGCAATTAAGGAATTTACTGAGCTTGGATCAGGATTTAAAATTGCAATGAGAGATCTTTCCATTCGTGGAGCAGGAAATTTATTAGGAGCAGAACAACATGGATTTATCGCTTCCGTTGGATTTGATTTATATTCGCAAATGTTAGCGGATGAAATTTCTAAGAAAAAAGCCGCGTTGCATGGCGATGTGATCGAACCTGTGAGGGAAATCATTACACAAATTGATATTGGAATTGATGCTTATATTCCACCAGAGTATATTTATGATAGTATGCAAAAAATTGAAATTTACAAAAAAGTAGCATCAATGCGGGAGTTAGACGAAGTGAATGATCTGTACGACGAGCTTGTAGACCGTTTTGGTGACATTCCGGATGCGGTTTCTAATTTACTGGAAGTAGCTAAGCTAAAAGCGTATGGATTAATGTACTCCATTGCTTCTATTACTAGAAAGAATGATGATATCGTGATGCAGATGGATGATTCGCAAAATGGCAAAATTGATGGACAAAAACTGTTTAAATTAAGTTCACAGTATCAGGGTAAAATTAAACTTATCCCTGGACAAAAAATACAAATTGTTATAAAAGGAAAAGGACTCGAGTCTGATCAAATTCTAGATTTGATGGAACAATTTTTGGTAAAATATAAAGAAGTGTTTAAAAATAAGGAGGAACTACAAAATGCAGCAAGGTAA
- a CDS encoding anti-sigma-F factor Fin family protein, which yields MSVKYICRHCQTKIGEISNGEVNEMRLGFHLLTPEERNDMVSYNQHGDITVKVVCDYCKEALDKNPELSLISNPLQ from the coding sequence ATGTCAGTAAAATATATTTGTCGTCACTGTCAAACCAAAATAGGTGAGATTTCAAACGGGGAAGTAAATGAAATGCGTCTAGGATTTCATTTGTTAACTCCTGAAGAAAGAAATGATATGGTTTCATACAATCAGCATGGTGATATCACCGTTAAAGTAGTGTGTGATTATTGTAAAGAAGCACTAGATAAAAATCCAGAGCTATCATTAATATCCAATCCATTGCAATAG